Part of the Pseudomonas sp. P8_241 genome is shown below.
TCAATTTCTGCCCGTGCCTGATAGTGCCGGGCCAACGTCCCCCAGAAATGCCTACGCATCTGCTCGGGGCCCTGATAAACCCCGCCAAGGTTCAGCGGCAACCCCCGGGTAGTGGTACCAACAAACTGCGGATGCAAAAGCTCGTCAAGTACAGCACGGTCACCAGCCGCTAGCGCCTGATAAAAGCGCTGCGCCTGGCCCTCCAATTCATTGATCGTCATCGCAAATTTCCTCTGATTAGAATCGCTTGGCCACTTCTTCCAGCATGACTTCCGTTGCACCGCCACCAATGGTCAGAATTCGGGCATCTCGCACCATGCGCTCGATTGGCGTACCCACCATATAACCGGTACCACCATGCAGTTGCAGGCAGCCGTGCACTACTTCCTGCAGTGTTTCCGCTGCAAATGCCTTGAGCATGGAGACCTCGGCCACGGTATCGCGCCCCTCCTCGAGCATTTGGGCACAACTGTAAGTCAAGGCGCGCGAAGCGGCCGCCTTGGAACACAGCCAGGCCAGGCGCTGACGTACCGCCTGCTGGTCCCACAGGGTCTGGCCAAAGGCGCGGCGGTTCTTGACGTAATCGATAGTCAGCTCCAGCGCCTTGGCGCACTGGCCGGCACACATGGCTCCCACAACCAGGCGCTCGTTCTGAAAGGTGCTCATGATGTAGTAGAAGCCCTGGCCTTCTTCACCCAGAAGGTTTTCAGCCGGCACACGTACATCATCGAAAAACAACTCGGCAGTATCGGAGGAACGCCAGCCATGCTTCTCGAACTCATGCGCCACGGTCAGGCCCGGAGTGCCCTTTTCGACGATGAAGAGCGAGATGCCACGGCTGGCCTTGACCTCGGTATTGGTACGCGCGGCCACGATGTAGATATCGCCGTACACCCCATTAGTGATAAACGTCTTGCTACCGTTGATCACCCATTCATTGCCATCACGCACTGCGCGGGTCTTCATACCCGCCACATCGGAACCAGCATGCGTCTCGGTCACGCAGATGGCGCCCACTTTTTCACCAGCCGCAGCGGCGGGCAGAAAGCGCTGCTTTTGCTCATGGGTGCCACGGTGAACAATGTGCGCCAGTGACATATCGGTATGCACGTTTACCGATGAGGCAAAGCCACCAAAGCTGCTGCGTGACAGCTCTTCGGCCATCACCACTGAAGCCAGCGGTCCCAGTTCACTGCCATCGTATTCAACCGGAAAACGCATACCCAGCAGGCCCAGTTCACCCAGTTGGCGGAACACGCTGCGCGGAACACAACCATCGCGCTCCCATTGCTCACCATTGGGCTCAACCACTTCTGTCACGAAACGACGCGCCTGCTCACGGAGCATGCGCAGCTCTTGTCCTACGATATCGGGCTCTTTGAATTCAAAAACGCTCATTGGGAAATCATCCTCGACTGACTGCGGAATCCTAAACAAAGACCGTCTAGACGGTCTTTGTACTAGCAAAATTAGTTAACGAACACCACTGCCGGCCATTTCCTCGGAGCTAAAGAAGCCCTCTGGCTGACTGTCACGGTACATAACTTTCGACTTGGCGCCGCTTAGCAGGAAGTACATGCTCCAGGTCGAGGAGTTGAGGTCATGGTACATCGACGTCCAACCGGAGAATGGCGTCTGCTTGTCATACGCCTGAACCGTCATCAGCAAGGGTACGCGCCACAGTTGCCCTTGGTTGTCATAGGATTCAGCCGCCGAAACCGCCCAGGTGTCTTCATCTACATAGTAACGACGCTTGCTGTAGACATGGCGTTTTCCCGGCTTGAGCGTAGCTTCCACCACCCACACCCGGTGCATTTCCCAGCGCACGGCATCCGGATTAACGTGGTTTGGCGTCAACATGTCTTCTTTAGGTGTCCAGAACACTGCGCGATAGTTGTTATAGGGAACTAACATCTCGCGCTTGCCAAGCAGTTTCCAGTCAAAACGATCCAGAGCGCCGAGCTGGTTATCGTCATAGGTAGTCATCCCCGCAGAGGTCGGATTCGGAGTGTCGTGACCGACATCCGGGGCCAGGCGCACACGACGCTGACCCGGCAAATAGGCCCAGGCCTTACGACCGATCGCTTGATCATTCACCGGTTCCTTGAGCAGTAACATCTCCCCGGCACGACGGGTCGGCATCTTGTAGTCGACACGGAACATGGAAAAGAACTGCCCCTTATCAAATTGCTCACGGGCATCGGGATCCCAGAAAACGTTGTGGAAATCCTGATCAAGAGCGGATGACAGTACGGCCCGGCCATTGGAGCCGATGTTGTAGCTTTCCGAATCCACAACCGAGAGGTATTTACCGAGCATGCGAGTCTTGTGGTTCCACATGACCTCCATACCGTTCTGCGGGATCGGGAAAAGTACGCAATTGAAGCCGCCGGTAAAGCCGTAACCCTCTTCATCCGTCAGCTTGGCATTGACTGCACAGTCCTTGGTCGCCTTGAGAACGGACTCCGGATAAGCCGCTGTGCGATGGGTCGGATATACATCGACGCGGAAGGTGGAATATTTTTTCAGCAGGGCTTTCGTACCCTCGGTCAGGCTCGACTCGTACTCCCCCATATTCTTGGCAGAAATACTGTACAGCTGCTTTTCAGCTGCAAAAGGGTCTACATATTTGCCCGAGCCAGGCACATAGCCGGCGGGAGCGCTGGTAAGGCCGCCGGTATAAGCCGGGATACGGCCGTCGGCGCTGGCACCGGCCTGCGCTCCAAACAGTGTCAGCGAAGTACCGAGTTTTTTCGCTTCTTCGACAGATACCGCAGCTACAGCGGTATTCATCAGTGCCAGGGCGAGCCCGGAAATCATCATACGTTTCATGTTGATGTTCCTGATTATTAGAAAGTTGTCTTGAAGGTGAGGCTGACGTTGCCACGGTCTTGCAGCAGAGCATTCGAACCGTTGAATACGCGCGCTCCTGCACTGTTCAGCGAGCTCCGCCCGAAGTAATCGGTGTAACGCAGGTCGACTCGGTAACGGCTAAGCACATCGGCCCCTACGCCGACTACATAGTTACCGGCATCCTGGTTGCCTCCGGAGGTCACCGCCGCGTTACCATGCAATCCATAGGAGATGCTGACAGGCATGAACAGATCCACGCCATTCATCACCTGGTAGAAGGTAGGTGTCATGCTCAGAGCCAGGCCCACATAGTCACGATCGACTTTGTCTATAGCGTTATAGCTACTACGCCCCTTGTACAACGCTTCGTTCTTCGTAACCTTGTCAACATGGCTCCACGTTAGTTCGGTGGACCAGTTCAGGGCGTCCCAAAGACCGTTGCCGGCACCTACCCCCATGACGTTGACCAGACCGTGCCACGTATTGCCTCGTGCACCCGGCACCGCACCTTCATTCAACCAGTTGACGATAGAAGCAGTTTCACTGACCAAGGGCATATTGACGCGATACGACAGTTCAGCACCGACACTCAACCCTTGAATTTGCTGGGTCAAACTGATGCCGTACAGATCGATGTTGTCCCCGTAAGCCAGGTGATACTGTCCGGTGGTCGGCGTGAGAAACACTTGAGGCAGCTTATCCGCGAAGTTTCTGTAATAGAAACCAAGCGTGCCGGTCCCCATCCAGCTGGGCGACCAGCGCGCGGCAACGCCCCACTCCCCATGGTTATCC
Proteins encoded:
- a CDS encoding acyl-CoA dehydrogenase family protein, with amino-acid sequence MSVFEFKEPDIVGQELRMLREQARRFVTEVVEPNGEQWERDGCVPRSVFRQLGELGLLGMRFPVEYDGSELGPLASVVMAEELSRSSFGGFASSVNVHTDMSLAHIVHRGTHEQKQRFLPAAAAGEKVGAICVTETHAGSDVAGMKTRAVRDGNEWVINGSKTFITNGVYGDIYIVAARTNTEVKASRGISLFIVEKGTPGLTVAHEFEKHGWRSSDTAELFFDDVRVPAENLLGEEGQGFYYIMSTFQNERLVVGAMCAGQCAKALELTIDYVKNRRAFGQTLWDQQAVRQRLAWLCSKAAASRALTYSCAQMLEEGRDTVAEVSMLKAFAAETLQEVVHGCLQLHGGTGYMVGTPIERMVRDARILTIGGGATEVMLEEVAKRF
- a CDS encoding DUF1329 domain-containing protein produces the protein MKRMMISGLALALMNTAVAAVSVEEAKKLGTSLTLFGAQAGASADGRIPAYTGGLTSAPAGYVPGSGKYVDPFAAEKQLYSISAKNMGEYESSLTEGTKALLKKYSTFRVDVYPTHRTAAYPESVLKATKDCAVNAKLTDEEGYGFTGGFNCVLFPIPQNGMEVMWNHKTRMLGKYLSVVDSESYNIGSNGRAVLSSALDQDFHNVFWDPDAREQFDKGQFFSMFRVDYKMPTRRAGEMLLLKEPVNDQAIGRKAWAYLPGQRRVRLAPDVGHDTPNPTSAGMTTYDDNQLGALDRFDWKLLGKREMLVPYNNYRAVFWTPKEDMLTPNHVNPDAVRWEMHRVWVVEATLKPGKRHVYSKRRYYVDEDTWAVSAAESYDNQGQLWRVPLLMTVQAYDKQTPFSGWTSMYHDLNSSTWSMYFLLSGAKSKVMYRDSQPEGFFSSEEMAGSGVR